In Bombina bombina isolate aBomBom1 chromosome 6, aBomBom1.pri, whole genome shotgun sequence, a single genomic region encodes these proteins:
- the LOC128665169 gene encoding CCAAT/enhancer-binding protein gamma-like, with amino-acid sequence MNESLSTSEGLSDAQPGSPANPQLVPLNPGGGGKAAPPGKNSKKGQRMDRSSDEYRMRRERNNMAVKKSRLKSKQKAQDTLQRVNQLKEENERLEAKIKLLTKELSVLKDLFLEHAHNLADNVQPEAAAPGPESAAP; translated from the coding sequence ATGAACGAGTCTCTGTCCACATCAGAGGGCTTGAGTGATGCCCAGCCGGGCAGCCCAGCAAACCCACAGCTTGTGCCACTTAACCCCGGTGGAGGAGGCAAAGCCGCCCCTCCTGGCAAGAACAGCAAGAAGGGGCAGCGTATGGACCGTAGTAGTGACGAGTACCGCATGCGCAGGGAACGAAACAACATGGCAGTGAAAAAAAGCAGATTAAAGAGCAAGCAGAAAGCTCAAGACACCTTACAAAGGGTCAACCAGCTCAAAGAGGAAAATGAGAGACTAGAAGCTAAAATCAAGCTGCTTACTAAAGAACTGAGTGTTCTGAAAGACCTGTTCTTAGAGCATGCTCACAATTTGGCAGACAATGTGCAGCCTGAGGCCGCCGCGCCAGGGCCAGAGAGTGCAGCGCCATAA